From the genome of bacterium:
AACCAACTGACGTATCGTCGAGCTGGACTACCACGATGCAGGTTCTCCGGTCGACTTCCCGCGGCTCCATCGCAAGGCGTGTACGCACGTCCAGCACCGGAATGACCGTCCCGCGAAGATTGATGACGCCGCGCATATAGGGGCGAGGATCGGGAACCGGCGTGAAACGCTGAGCACCAATGATCTCGGCGATATGCGCGATCGGGACACCGTAGACTTCATCAGCCACGATGAACGTCAGGTATTTGGGAGCGGACTCCGCGTTGGCCGACTCGTCGAACTCGACCGCCATTTCCTCGCCAAGATCCAGGAGCTCTGTACTCACGAATCGACCCCCGTTGCCCACTCTGCCTGGATTGCCTTGGCGTCGAGAATCAGGCTGATGTCGCCGTTACTCAGAATCGAGCATCCCGAAACGCCGCGGACACTGCCGAGATACTTTGGCAACGCTTTGATCACTGTCTGCCGCTGGCCGACCAGCCCGTCTACGAAGACGGCGAAGGAGTTTCCGTGCTCCTCGATCACCACCAGAATTCCCTTGCCCAACTCCGTTTCCGCCCCCAGCACACCATGGAGTTCCTGGATTCTCAGAATCGGGAGGAGGTCCCCCCGGATGCTGACCATCTCCTGGCCATCACTGAGCTGCGTCACATCTCCTGGCTCGACCGTGACTGACTCGCGAATCGCCAAGAGTGGAATCGTGTAGACCGACTCGCCCACCCTCACCAACATCCCCTCGACGATCGCGAGGGTGAGAGGTAGACGAATCGTGATCGTCGAGCCCTCCCCGGGCCGACTGTCGATGTCGACTCGGCCACCGAGCTCGTCGATGTTTCTCCGAACCACGTCCATCCCAACGCCCCGGCCGGAAACGTCGGTGACCTGTGCGGCTGTCGAAAAACCGGGAGCGAATATGAAGCGGTAGATTTCGGCGTCGCTCAGATCTCCCCGCGCGGAATCGATCAGACCCTTGCCTTGCGCTTTCTCGAGAATCGCGTTCCGGTTCAGTCCTTTCCCATCGTCTTCGATCGTGA
Proteins encoded in this window:
- a CDS encoding purine-binding chemotaxis protein CheW yields the protein MSTELLDLGEEMAVEFDESANAESAPKYLTFIVADEVYGVPIAHIAEIIGAQRFTPVPDPRPYMRGVINLRGTVIPVLDVRTRLAMEPREVDRRTCIVVVQLDDTSVGLLVDTISDVIDVPPCSIEDAPRRKKSMVRDSVVTGLVQIEGKVRILIDLGRLLDDVAAIPEDSPGDLN